Proteins from a genomic interval of Desulfurobacterium sp. TC5-1:
- a CDS encoding thiamine pyrophosphate-dependent enzyme, translating to MAQVSDKPKFVTKGEIKVPPLRDLTDLREGIAPGHRLCTGCVAGIILRQMFMAAEAAGYTLIIANATGCVEVCTSIYPHTSWKVPWIHNAFENAAATISGVEAAYKSLKRKGMVPSDKKVKFVALGGDGGTYDIGFQSLSGAMERGHDFIYVCYDNEAYMNTGIQRSSATPRHASTTTQPAGKVMAGKPQPKKWMPEIAAAHGIPYVAQAAPSHFNDFMRKFMKALNTKGPSYLNVFCTCPRGWRAKEEEGILISKLAVETNYWPLFEVEDGKWKINYKPKERKPIEEFLKKQGRFKHMFKPGNEYLIRELQEDVDKRWERLLKLEQL from the coding sequence ATGGCACAGGTATCAGATAAACCGAAGTTTGTTACAAAAGGAGAGATAAAGGTTCCACCTCTTAGAGATTTAACCGATTTAAGGGAAGGTATAGCTCCGGGACACAGGTTATGTACCGGTTGTGTTGCCGGAATAATCCTTAGGCAGATGTTTATGGCTGCAGAGGCTGCTGGCTACACGCTCATAATAGCAAACGCCACCGGTTGTGTTGAAGTTTGCACATCTATCTATCCTCATACTTCATGGAAGGTTCCATGGATTCACAACGCTTTTGAAAACGCAGCCGCTACCATTTCAGGTGTTGAAGCTGCCTACAAGTCACTCAAAAGAAAGGGAATGGTTCCTTCAGATAAGAAGGTGAAGTTTGTTGCTTTAGGTGGTGATGGAGGAACTTACGACATTGGTTTCCAGTCCCTTTCTGGTGCTATGGAGAGGGGACACGATTTTATCTACGTATGCTACGATAATGAAGCTTATATGAACACTGGTATTCAGCGTTCGAGTGCAACACCAAGGCACGCTTCAACAACCACTCAGCCGGCAGGAAAAGTTATGGCGGGTAAACCTCAGCCAAAGAAGTGGATGCCGGAGATAGCTGCAGCTCATGGTATTCCATATGTTGCTCAGGCAGCACCTTCACATTTTAACGATTTTATGCGAAAATTTATGAAAGCGTTAAACACCAAGGGGCCGTCTTATCTGAATGTTTTCTGTACCTGCCCGAGAGGTTGGAGGGCAAAAGAGGAGGAGGGAATTTTGATATCAAAGCTCGCTGTAGAAACCAACTATTGGCCTCTTTTTGAAGTTGAAGATGGTAAGTGGAAAATAAATTACAAACCAAAGGAGAGAAAGCCGATAGAGGAGTTCCTCAAGAAGCAGGGAAGGTTTAAACATATGTTTAAGCCGGGAAATGAGTATCTTATAAGAGAGCTTCAGGAAGACGTTGATAAACGGTGGGAAAGGCTTCTTAAACTTGAGCAGTTATAA
- a CDS encoding roadblock/LC7 domain-containing protein — protein MLSIRPEEDKRLREILTALCEESRAKVVFLIDKAGQLISRSDAPAYTSNDITFASLTAGNVAASEALSKLLGDKTLNHAFTETEDEGIYMSLLDGKLILVIIFEKFASNLGIIRVKLKKYRPILEEIIRKIERKSKQEEQIGKEINFEDIDIDDLFE, from the coding sequence GTGTTAAGCATCAGACCCGAAGAGGATAAAAGGCTCAGAGAGATTCTTACAGCTCTGTGTGAAGAAAGTAGAGCGAAAGTTGTATTTTTGATAGACAAGGCGGGTCAGCTTATAAGCCGGAGTGATGCTCCGGCTTATACTTCAAACGATATTACGTTTGCATCGCTTACCGCTGGTAACGTTGCAGCTTCTGAAGCACTTTCAAAGTTACTTGGTGATAAAACCTTGAATCATGCTTTTACGGAAACAGAAGATGAAGGTATTTATATGTCTCTTCTTGATGGAAAGTTAATTCTTGTAATAATTTTTGAAAAGTTTGCTTCAAATTTAGGTATAATTCGTGTTAAATTGAAAAAATATAGGCCTATTCTTGAGGAAATAATACGCAAAATAGAGAGAAAATCTAAGCAGGAAGAGCAGATAGGTAAAGAGATTAACTTCGAAGACATAGATATTGACGATTTATTTGAATAA
- a CDS encoding GTPase domain-containing protein has translation MPLINFATKEINCKIVYYGPGLSGKTANIKWIYDHIRPENKGELITLATETERTLFFDFVPIEVATVKGFKVRFHLYTTPGQIIYKISRKLILKGVDGIVFVADSQEERHDANLDTLDDMLNNMKELGIKFEETPLVFQYNKRDLPNILPVEVLRRDLNRWNYPDFEAIAIRGVGVIETFKEITKLVVQKLKK, from the coding sequence ATGCCACTAATAAATTTTGCGACCAAAGAGATTAACTGTAAAATTGTTTATTACGGACCGGGATTGAGTGGTAAAACAGCAAATATTAAGTGGATTTATGACCATATAAGACCGGAAAACAAAGGTGAACTGATTACCCTTGCCACGGAGACAGAGAGAACGCTTTTTTTTGATTTTGTTCCGATAGAGGTTGCCACTGTTAAAGGTTTTAAGGTCAGATTTCATCTTTACACGACGCCAGGGCAGATTATTTACAAGATAAGTAGAAAGCTTATTTTGAAAGGTGTTGATGGGATTGTTTTTGTTGCCGATTCTCAGGAAGAGAGACACGATGCTAATCTTGATACACTTGATGATATGCTTAACAATATGAAGGAGCTTGGAATTAAGTTTGAGGAGACGCCACTTGTTTTTCAATATAACAAAAGAGATCTGCCCAACATCTTGCCTGTAGAGGTTTTGAGGAGGGATTTGAATAGGTGGAACTATCCTGACTTTGAAGCTATTGCTATTAGAGGTGTTGGTGTTATAGAGACCTTCAAAGAGATAACGAAGCTTGTCGTTCAAAAATTGAAGAAATGA
- the bioB gene encoding biotin synthase BioB, giving the protein MKLTVRDIFKLKAEEVFSIFSDVFKIKLSFSGRFIETCAILNAKSGKCPSDCKFCAQSKESKANIKIYPLLSEKEMYDAAVSMLSKGVDRFSFVCSGIKPTKEEIKRIGNVAERIKADFPSAKLCASLGQLDREALIYLKESGIDRYHHNLETSKEFYPYVSSVQKWEDRYGTVARAKEIGFSVCSGGIFGLGESSEDILSLLSSLKELEVDSIPLNFLYPIKGTKFEYNNFLTPLKVLRIIFGIRVFFPDTVIRICGGREYNLGELQSFAVAVVDGLMVGNYLTTKGRVLKDDAMLIRDLGLVSGLKNLA; this is encoded by the coding sequence ATGAAATTGACGGTTAGAGATATTTTCAAACTAAAGGCTGAAGAAGTTTTCTCTATCTTCTCTGATGTTTTTAAAATAAAGCTTTCCTTTTCAGGCCGCTTTATTGAGACCTGTGCTATCTTAAATGCAAAGAGTGGAAAGTGTCCTTCTGACTGTAAGTTTTGTGCCCAATCGAAAGAGAGTAAGGCTAACATAAAGATATATCCTCTCCTATCTGAGAAAGAGATGTACGATGCTGCTGTTTCAATGCTTTCAAAAGGTGTTGATAGATTCAGTTTTGTGTGCAGTGGTATAAAACCTACAAAAGAAGAGATTAAAAGAATAGGAAATGTTGCTGAAAGGATAAAAGCGGACTTTCCATCTGCTAAGTTATGTGCCTCTTTAGGTCAGCTTGATAGAGAGGCACTTATCTATCTAAAGGAAAGTGGAATTGACAGGTACCATCACAACCTTGAAACTTCAAAGGAATTCTACCCTTACGTTTCATCTGTTCAAAAGTGGGAAGATAGATATGGAACGGTAGCAAGGGCTAAGGAGATCGGTTTTTCTGTTTGTAGTGGGGGTATTTTTGGACTCGGGGAATCGTCGGAGGATATCCTTTCTCTATTAAGCTCTTTAAAGGAACTGGAAGTTGATTCTATACCATTAAATTTTCTTTATCCTATAAAAGGCACTAAATTTGAGTATAATAATTTCTTGACACCTCTTAAAGTTTTGCGGATAATTTTCGGTATAAGGGTATTTTTCCCTGACACTGTTATTCGTATATGTGGAGGTCGGGAGTACAATCTTGGCGAGCTGCAGTCTTTTGCAGTTGCGGTTGTAGATGGTCTTATGGTAGGGAATTATCTTACTACGAAGGGAAGAGTTTTAAAGGATGACGCTATGCTTATCAGAGATTTAGGACTTGTTAGTGGTCTAAAAAATCTTGCTTGA
- the secD gene encoding protein translocase subunit SecD has translation MKNLKWRILVIFAVLLCAVYVSLTKKVNLGLDLQGGTHLVLQVDTEKALEDETSSYMREIKTLLQKENIPVLDIKREGTSISIELLDADKVSQAEKLLSKDYGDIFDIKEAGNSTIKLSMKNSYKQKEVDRLCNQALETIRNRIDELGVAEPVIVRSGKDRIIVELPGVKNPDRAKKILGRVAKLEFKQVIDVAPSKEELLKKLGGKVPSDEQILVQEIKKNGKVVNRMYYLVKREPILTGAYLKDAYPSVDEYNMPAVSFELKSQGAKIFEQYTASHIGTRLAIVLDNKVQSAPVIRSQIGGRGQITGQFTYQEAKDLAIVLRAGALPAPVKIIEETTIGPSLGHESISKGIKSAIAGLVIVMVFMVVYYKFSGFVADVALMMNVILLWALLALLGATLTLPGIAGYILTIGMSVDANVIIFERIREELKKGRSLISAVEVGFSSAWGTILDANVTTLASAAVLFQFGTGPIKGFAVTLSLGILCSMFTAVFVTKVILDVIVKYKPQLFSI, from the coding sequence ATGAAAAATTTGAAGTGGAGAATACTGGTTATTTTTGCAGTTCTTTTATGTGCTGTTTATGTTAGCTTAACTAAAAAGGTGAATCTTGGACTTGACCTTCAGGGCGGAACACACCTTGTTCTCCAGGTTGATACAGAGAAAGCACTTGAAGATGAAACCTCTTCGTATATGAGGGAAATAAAAACGTTGCTTCAAAAGGAGAATATTCCTGTTCTTGATATTAAAAGAGAAGGTACTTCTATTTCAATTGAATTACTTGATGCTGATAAGGTTTCTCAGGCTGAGAAGTTATTAAGTAAAGATTATGGAGACATATTTGATATTAAAGAAGCAGGTAATTCTACAATAAAACTTTCAATGAAAAATTCTTATAAACAGAAAGAAGTTGATAGACTTTGTAATCAGGCGCTTGAAACGATAAGAAACAGAATTGACGAGCTTGGCGTTGCTGAGCCAGTTATTGTGAGGAGCGGTAAAGACAGGATAATAGTTGAACTTCCAGGTGTTAAAAATCCAGATAGGGCTAAAAAGATACTTGGACGGGTTGCAAAGCTTGAGTTTAAACAGGTTATTGATGTTGCACCTTCAAAAGAGGAGCTTTTAAAGAAGCTTGGCGGAAAGGTTCCGTCTGATGAACAAATCCTTGTTCAGGAGATTAAGAAAAACGGTAAAGTTGTTAACAGGATGTATTATCTTGTGAAAAGAGAACCTATCCTGACGGGTGCTTATTTGAAAGATGCCTATCCGAGTGTTGATGAATACAACATGCCGGCCGTAAGTTTTGAACTTAAGAGTCAGGGTGCAAAGATTTTTGAGCAATATACAGCTTCTCACATAGGAACAAGACTTGCTATTGTTCTTGATAATAAGGTTCAATCAGCACCTGTTATCCGTTCTCAGATTGGCGGAAGGGGTCAAATAACAGGACAGTTTACGTATCAAGAAGCAAAAGATCTCGCTATTGTTTTAAGGGCCGGTGCACTTCCTGCACCTGTAAAGATTATAGAGGAGACTACCATAGGACCATCTCTCGGTCATGAATCTATCTCTAAAGGTATTAAATCTGCTATCGCTGGTTTAGTAATTGTTATGGTGTTTATGGTAGTTTATTATAAGTTTTCTGGTTTTGTAGCCGATGTTGCTCTTATGATGAATGTTATTCTTCTGTGGGCTCTTCTTGCACTTCTCGGGGCAACGCTGACACTTCCAGGTATAGCAGGTTACATCCTGACAATAGGTATGTCTGTTGACGCTAACGTTATTATTTTTGAGCGTATAAGAGAGGAGCTAAAGAAAGGCCGTTCCCTTATATCTGCTGTTGAGGTTGGATTTTCTTCTGCCTGGGGTACAATTCTTGATGCCAATGTAACAACACTTGCCTCTGCGGCAGTTCTTTTCCAGTTTGGAACAGGGCCGATTAAAGGTTTTGCCGTAACACTTTCACTTGGTATTCTCTGCAGCATGTTTACTGCTGTTTTTGTTACAAAAGTTATTCTTGATGTAATAGTTAAATACAAACCTCAACTTTTTAGCATCTAA
- the secF gene encoding protein translocase subunit SecF, with product MEREFDFIGKRYIAYAISLLLIVGTWVYGLYKGPRFGIDFTGGVLVQVKVEGSVNAEKLREIFKKTDIGNGITVQQIQTGNEYILKVPAANNVNRIVEEIKTTLTGKLKDKVQILRVEMIGPAVGKELKEKGLLAVLYSFIAILIYVAWRFEPVFAVTSVLALFHDALITVGFLMVTGREFNLPVVAAILTVIGYSINDTIVVFDRIRENMQIYKNSKPFEELVNESINQTLSRTIITSLTTFFVVLCLFLFGGSTINNFSFALLVGIITGTYSSIFIASSLVVDWYRIRKRK from the coding sequence ATGGAAAGAGAGTTTGATTTTATAGGAAAGAGATATATAGCTTATGCGATTTCCCTTCTTTTGATTGTAGGAACCTGGGTTTATGGTCTTTATAAGGGGCCTCGTTTTGGTATTGACTTTACCGGTGGTGTTTTGGTTCAGGTAAAAGTTGAAGGGAGTGTGAATGCCGAAAAATTGCGGGAAATTTTCAAGAAAACGGATATAGGAAACGGTATAACGGTTCAGCAGATTCAAACGGGAAATGAGTACATTTTGAAAGTTCCTGCTGCCAATAATGTTAACCGTATTGTTGAAGAAATAAAGACAACGTTGACAGGTAAACTTAAAGATAAAGTTCAGATTTTGAGAGTTGAGATGATAGGTCCTGCGGTGGGAAAAGAATTGAAAGAAAAAGGACTGCTGGCGGTTCTTTATTCATTTATTGCCATTCTGATATATGTAGCATGGAGATTTGAACCGGTTTTTGCCGTTACCTCTGTTTTAGCCCTTTTTCACGATGCTCTTATTACTGTAGGTTTTCTTATGGTTACAGGAAGAGAATTTAATCTTCCTGTTGTTGCTGCTATCCTTACGGTCATAGGTTATTCTATCAATGATACGATTGTTGTCTTTGACAGAATAAGGGAAAATATGCAAATATATAAAAATTCAAAGCCTTTTGAAGAGCTTGTAAATGAGAGCATTAATCAAACCCTTTCAAGAACAATAATAACTTCTCTTACGACATTCTTTGTTGTTCTCTGTCTCTTTTTGTTTGGCGGTAGTACTATAAATAACTTTTCATTCGCACTTCTTGTCGGAATCATAACAGGTACCTATTCATCTATATTTATAGCAAGTTCCCTTGTTGTTGATTGGTACAGGATAAGAAAGAGGAAATGA
- a CDS encoding LptF/LptG family permease — MKVLHRYVLKEILRLFLLLFVVFILIVIMNRASFIAETVLGYGIPVSSLFVILFKMVPSFLGLLIPMSLTFAVLITFFLMSGRNEIVAMKACGISVAELLRPIFLISSILTLISFVSVMFVMPASNVSIKKQIQELVRKKLSLSITPGSFTSNFPGVTFYAEKVFPERGILGDFMVSVNRKNEKITIFASYGRIRTENGTVYLDIKDGVGQFLDWNRPQNLKLLRFKSYTLIVYRFAGGESFSSSKYLNMFALLNRWRLDDKVEFFKRLSIALTPLIMGLLSFTIAASIPRGSIGTAVLLGLFMIVSYYVLYTVAKKVAIKSGLFALPLAVDFIFAFMFFVFHRRVVSETYVK, encoded by the coding sequence ATGAAGGTTCTGCATAGGTATGTTTTAAAAGAGATTTTACGTCTTTTTTTACTGCTCTTCGTCGTGTTTATTTTGATAGTGATTATGAACCGTGCCTCTTTTATAGCTGAAACGGTACTTGGATACGGGATACCTGTTTCTTCTCTCTTTGTTATTCTCTTTAAAATGGTGCCTTCATTTTTGGGCCTTCTGATACCTATGTCTCTAACATTTGCCGTTTTGATAACTTTCTTCCTTATGAGCGGTAGAAACGAAATAGTAGCGATGAAAGCTTGCGGTATAAGTGTAGCGGAACTGCTTAGGCCAATCTTTTTGATTTCCTCTATTCTTACATTAATCAGTTTTGTCTCTGTTATGTTTGTGATGCCGGCCAGTAATGTGTCTATAAAAAAGCAGATACAGGAACTTGTCAGAAAGAAGCTTTCGTTGAGTATAACACCCGGCAGTTTCACTTCAAATTTTCCCGGTGTAACGTTTTATGCAGAGAAAGTTTTTCCTGAAAGAGGGATTCTTGGAGATTTTATGGTTTCTGTTAATAGAAAAAATGAAAAAATAACAATCTTTGCCAGTTATGGCAGGATAAGGACAGAGAATGGGACGGTATATCTTGATATTAAAGACGGTGTTGGGCAGTTTCTTGACTGGAATAGACCTCAAAATTTAAAGCTTCTCCGTTTTAAATCATACACGCTTATTGTTTACAGATTTGCAGGTGGTGAGTCGTTTTCCTCATCAAAGTATTTAAATATGTTTGCTCTGTTAAACAGATGGCGTCTTGATGATAAAGTGGAGTTTTTTAAAAGGCTATCAATAGCTTTAACGCCTCTAATTATGGGACTTTTATCATTTACGATAGCTGCTTCAATACCGAGAGGTTCTATAGGGACGGCGGTTCTTCTTGGGCTATTTATGATAGTTTCCTATTATGTTTTATATACTGTTGCCAAGAAAGTGGCAATAAAGTCGGGACTTTTCGCTCTGCCTCTTGCCGTTGATTTTATATTCGCTTTTATGTTTTTTGTGTTTCACCGCAGAGTTGTTTCGGAAACTTATGTAAAGTAG
- a CDS encoding LptF/LptG family permease produces the protein MFKRLDVYAFKRVLKYFLLVFSVLIILFLIIDFVGRVDQAGGGHLKDVLLLVLSRLPIYTVRMLPVAVLVSVMVTVADFSSTSELLVIKSLGISLYRFSLPFIVFSFIVSVFAFSVEEVVVPAAAKVEKQLLISSGKRKPLIIGAQIWSKLDDKFISIEKLNFADGEGKHFSMIKLNSDFKPVVRTDALGIKYLGNNEWMLKDVYVRDFSKNLFHYFEELKVNLKISLKGLKVYSADPEKMELFSLIRMIKHLKALGYNITTYEVELYNKIALPLVSIVVALIGIPLGAFNPRNQKGYTAAVAIGITVLMWITISFFNSLGKSGVLPPLYASFAPEAIFFSLGLILFSRSHT, from the coding sequence ATGTTTAAGAGGTTAGATGTTTATGCTTTTAAAAGGGTGTTGAAATACTTTTTGCTTGTCTTTTCTGTTCTTATTATTCTTTTTCTTATTATAGATTTTGTGGGCAGGGTGGATCAGGCTGGCGGAGGTCATTTGAAAGATGTTCTTCTTTTGGTTTTGTCGAGACTTCCTATTTATACCGTTAGAATGCTTCCTGTAGCTGTTCTCGTTTCTGTCATGGTTACCGTTGCCGATTTTTCATCAACAAGTGAGCTTCTTGTAATTAAATCTTTAGGAATAAGTCTTTACAGATTTTCTCTTCCATTTATCGTTTTTTCTTTTATAGTTTCAGTTTTTGCTTTTTCTGTTGAGGAGGTGGTCGTTCCTGCCGCTGCAAAGGTGGAAAAGCAGCTTCTGATAAGTTCTGGGAAGAGAAAACCGCTAATTATTGGAGCACAGATATGGAGTAAGCTGGATGATAAGTTTATCTCTATTGAGAAATTAAATTTTGCTGACGGTGAAGGGAAGCATTTCTCTATGATTAAATTAAACTCTGATTTTAAGCCTGTAGTCAGGACAGATGCTTTAGGTATTAAATATTTGGGCAACAACGAGTGGATGCTAAAAGATGTTTATGTGAGAGATTTTTCAAAAAATTTGTTCCATTACTTTGAAGAATTGAAGGTTAATTTGAAAATTTCACTTAAGGGTCTGAAGGTCTATTCTGCTGATCCGGAAAAGATGGAACTCTTTTCTCTTATCAGGATGATAAAGCATCTTAAGGCTCTTGGTTACAACATTACTACCTATGAGGTGGAACTTTACAACAAAATAGCTCTACCTCTTGTTTCCATTGTAGTTGCTTTGATAGGCATTCCACTTGGTGCTTTTAACCCCCGGAATCAAAAGGGGTATACGGCGGCTGTTGCCATTGGTATTACAGTTTTAATGTGGATTACAATTTCATTTTTTAACAGTCTTGGCAAAAGTGGTGTTCTACCTCCTCTGTATGCCAGCTTTGCTCCAGAGGCTATATTCTTTTCCCTGGGTCTGATACTCTTTTCAAGGAGCCATACTTGA
- a CDS encoding endonuclease V produces MFDFKRAAYAQKILRRQIKLCPLKKPVKLVGGCDLTFLNPFKTPTTGIAAFVILRYPELEVVERVYAIGEVNIPYVPGFLAFREIPLLLKTFRMIKEKPDVVIVDGHGIVHPRGLGIAAHLGVVLGVPAVGCAKKPLFGVFKFPGEKKGDFTYIYDKYSDKKLGVVLRTKDKVKPVYVSPGNLIDIEGARNLVLSSITKYRLPEPTRLAHNFLKEIRQKF; encoded by the coding sequence ATGTTTGATTTTAAAAGGGCAGCTTACGCACAGAAGATTTTAAGAAGGCAAATAAAGTTATGTCCTCTTAAAAAGCCCGTGAAGTTGGTTGGGGGATGTGATCTCACCTTCCTGAATCCCTTTAAAACGCCAACGACAGGTATAGCTGCTTTTGTTATTTTGAGATATCCAGAGCTTGAGGTTGTGGAAAGAGTGTATGCGATAGGTGAAGTTAATATTCCGTATGTTCCTGGATTTTTAGCTTTTAGAGAGATACCTCTTCTTTTGAAGACTTTTCGCATGATAAAAGAAAAACCGGATGTTGTTATTGTTGATGGTCACGGTATCGTTCATCCAAGAGGTCTTGGAATTGCTGCCCATCTTGGTGTTGTACTCGGTGTGCCGGCAGTTGGGTGTGCAAAGAAACCTCTCTTTGGTGTGTTTAAATTTCCAGGCGAAAAAAAGGGGGATTTTACTTATATTTATGATAAATACAGTGATAAAAAATTGGGTGTGGTTTTAAGAACGAAGGACAAAGTTAAACCTGTTTATGTTTCACCTGGTAATTTAATTGATATTGAAGGTGCCCGAAATCTTGTTCTTTCATCTATTACTAAATACAGATTACCGGAACCAACTCGTCTTGCTCACAATTTTCTTAAAGAGATCAGGCAAAAATTTTAA
- a CDS encoding 4Fe-4S dicluster domain-containing protein, whose protein sequence is MNFQLEKAKILPKENLSPFLEGVRQFGRLIAPVKKKEKYVFSEIDDVSKVETDYVRTILPPKKFILGYLRERFEYSPEKMEFVENFKPQPQVIFGVHSCDLHGIAILDAVYLKGENPDPRYLAARKETILIGISCVPDDDCFCISTGTAFPDGTSWDLFFTDIGDSYFVSIGSVKGDEIIHSLDSLFRDISKKELSLYKKVTAEKKHLFKEKNIPDLERITQVIELEYDSEIWEEEAERCFSCGTCTNTCPTCFCYTSVDMPSIDGKVVTRIEFITSCQYPYYSLVAGGHRFHENTKERFRNRYYHKFVGYPYQIERFGCVGCGRCQHECPAGIRIVDTLKKLRGAGDEEEFGKVTNDIHSA, encoded by the coding sequence ATGAACTTTCAGCTTGAAAAGGCGAAAATCCTTCCGAAGGAAAACCTTTCACCATTTTTAGAAGGGGTCAGGCAGTTCGGAAGGCTCATTGCGCCGGTAAAAAAGAAAGAGAAGTATGTCTTCTCTGAAATTGATGATGTCTCAAAGGTGGAAACGGACTATGTCAGGACGATTCTGCCACCCAAGAAGTTTATCCTCGGATATTTGAGGGAGCGGTTTGAGTACAGTCCTGAAAAAATGGAATTTGTTGAAAACTTTAAGCCGCAGCCTCAGGTAATTTTCGGGGTGCACTCCTGCGATCTTCACGGTATCGCCATTCTTGATGCGGTATACCTTAAGGGTGAAAATCCTGATCCACGCTATCTTGCGGCAAGAAAAGAGACCATTTTGATAGGTATTTCCTGTGTTCCGGATGATGATTGCTTCTGTATCTCTACCGGAACAGCTTTTCCTGATGGTACCAGCTGGGACCTTTTCTTTACCGATATTGGAGATAGCTACTTTGTTTCCATAGGAAGTGTTAAAGGTGATGAGATTATCCACTCTTTAGATTCTCTGTTTAGGGATATTTCTAAAAAGGAGCTTTCTCTCTATAAAAAGGTTACTGCAGAGAAAAAACACCTGTTTAAGGAAAAGAATATTCCTGATCTTGAAAGAATTACTCAGGTTATTGAGCTTGAGTATGATTCTGAGATCTGGGAAGAAGAGGCAGAGAGGTGTTTTAGCTGCGGTACATGTACAAATACCTGTCCAACCTGTTTCTGTTACACCAGCGTTGATATGCCTTCAATAGATGGAAAGGTGGTTACGCGGATAGAGTTTATAACTTCCTGTCAGTATCCATACTATTCTCTTGTTGCAGGTGGACACAGGTTCCATGAAAACACTAAGGAGCGCTTCAGGAACCGCTACTATCACAAGTTTGTCGGTTATCCTTATCAGATTGAAAGGTTTGGGTGTGTCGGTTGTGGTAGATGTCAGCATGAATGTCCTGCAGGTATAAGAATTGTTGATACACTTAAAAAACTGAGAGGAGCGGGAGATGAAGAAGAGTTTGGAAAAGTTACTAACGATATCCACAGTGCATGA
- a CDS encoding FAD/NAD(P)-binding protein, which yields MKKSLEKLLTISTVHDPFKPQKVRITDIEDLAPDHKKFSFVFVEEELNEKWSHKPGQFVMLTVPKAGEIPISICSSPTRKGTIELTVRKVGRKTEVLHSMKCGDILGLRGPYGNSFPVDLMEGHNVLIIAGGLGMAPLRSLVWYILDKREKYKEVYLLYGTRNYEAVLYKDELRRLNERDDIKCLYILDRVETEEDKAWTEREGLITSLISEVKLDPADTYVAVCGPPVAYRFIGAELIKNGYQESKVFVSLERKMECGVGKCGHCQVGYKFTCVDGPIFPLWDTKNLPKMI from the coding sequence ATGAAGAAGAGTTTGGAAAAGTTACTAACGATATCCACAGTGCATGATCCTTTTAAACCTCAAAAGGTCAGGATTACAGATATAGAGGATCTTGCACCTGATCATAAGAAGTTTTCCTTTGTGTTTGTTGAAGAGGAACTTAACGAGAAGTGGAGTCACAAGCCAGGTCAGTTTGTTATGTTAACTGTTCCAAAGGCCGGTGAGATTCCGATTTCTATTTGTTCTTCACCTACCAGAAAGGGAACTATAGAACTGACTGTAAGAAAAGTTGGAAGAAAAACGGAAGTTCTTCACAGCATGAAGTGTGGTGACATTTTAGGTTTGAGAGGTCCTTATGGCAATTCTTTCCCTGTTGACCTTATGGAAGGTCACAACGTTCTGATTATTGCCGGTGGTCTTGGTATGGCACCACTTCGTTCCCTTGTCTGGTACATCCTGGACAAGAGGGAGAAGTACAAAGAGGTTTATCTGCTTTACGGAACAAGAAACTATGAAGCGGTTCTTTATAAGGATGAGCTTAGAAGATTAAATGAGAGAGATGATATTAAGTGTCTCTACATACTTGATAGGGTGGAAACGGAAGAGGATAAAGCCTGGACAGAAAGAGAAGGACTTATTACCTCTTTAATTTCAGAGGTTAAACTTGATCCTGCCGATACTTATGTGGCCGTTTGTGGACCACCTGTGGCCTATAGATTTATTGGAGCTGAACTTATAAAGAATGGCTATCAGGAGAGTAAAGTATTCGTTTCTCTTGAGAGAAAAATGGAATGTGGTGTAGGGAAGTGTGGTCACTGTCAGGTGGGTTACAAGTTTACGTGTGTTGACGGTCCTATCTTTCCACTCTGGGATACGAAAAATCTACCAAAAATGATTTAA